One part of the Neodiprion virginianus isolate iyNeoVirg1 chromosome 3, iyNeoVirg1.1, whole genome shotgun sequence genome encodes these proteins:
- the LOC124299958 gene encoding golgin-84, with product MAWLSGLAGKAENLLNKIDQNTAAVLSKEKQESESHSLLTEVTWVPPHSGSPNKPALSSSPTSPLHSTVPQVRSTPNLRTLTPLKSKVSRDEELITFLNTPTTTPTKSIITDHVTAPATPLSICVEPPTDNTDSISEMSIRSGQISPVLSHASVDVPENDLVNTENNHLDLETQNIILRNEIEALNHELNLITHRAHSSESECNEIRHRLGILQREFEHKFNSQKLENETLVKSSKDSDLRKDLKSAQRNLEEKDEQLDKQQTDHQKEIHFLKEKLICSENKRAEIAKQLTESQSVLERNRLELSSTRSELEQHRARALKTLQEKEKLIAELRGNATTGLDDVTLMELDQIRQEREALREENQQLCDQLRIAREELVNADTKLEQSRQDTAMAAVQIQETLALERNRRLAIEEDSRHHAEELRSLQEEVSRQRSALASKLQKQETEISRLRSQLSAALTPSSEVESRLSTLTQTLVLKQQALESLTTERNALRLQLEKIEHQHRDVIGNLRKNIPYDHINDTDDAKAQVPSFLLETPFDTGVARRVKRAYSSLDAVSVRTGVFLRRYPLARILVLVYMVLLHFWVLVVLFSHSPEAH from the exons ATGGCCTGGCTCTCAGGACTTGCAGGAAAAGCGGAAAATCTCCTTAACAAAATTGATCAGAATACTGCAGCAGTGTTGAGCAAGGAAAAACAAGAATCAGAGTCTCACTCTCTATTGACGGAGGTGACATGGGTTCCCCCTCATTC CGGTTCACCGAATAAACCTGCACTCTCGTCTTCTCCAACATCTCCGCTACATTCAACTGTACCTCAAGTACGCTCGACGCCAAATTTGAGGACTTTAACACCTTTAAAATCAAAAGTTTCTCGAGATGAAGAGCTGATCACGTTTTTAAATACACCTACTACAACGCCAACCAAATCTATAATTACCGACCATGTTACGGCTCCAGCAACGCCTCTGTCAATCTGTGTTGAACCTCCAACTGACAACACTGATTCGATATCTGAAATGTCGATAAGGAGTGGCCAGATCAGCCCGGTTCTTTCTCATGCCTCTGTTGATGTGCCTGAAAACGATTTGGTCAACACAGAAAATAATCATCTTGATTTGGAAActcaaaatataattttaagaaatgaaattgaagcCTTAAACCATGAGCTAAATCTGATTACGCACAGGGCTCATTCTTCTGAAAGTG AGTGCAACGAAATACGTCACAGATTGGGAATTCTTCAACGAGAGTTTGAGCACAAGTTTAACAGCCAAAAATTGGAGAATGAGACTCTTGTTAAATCTTCCAAAGATTCGGATTTGCGAAAGGATTTAAAATCTGCACAGAGAAATTTGGAGGAAAAGGATGAACAGCTCGACAAACAGCAAACCGATCATCagaaagaaattcattttctgaaaGAGAAATTAATCTGCTCAGAAAATAAACGGGCGGAGATTGCTAAACAATTGACCGAATCTCAATCGGTGTTGGAGAGAAATAGATTAGAGTTATCTTCGACTAGATCCGAGTTGGAACAGCACAGAGCTAGAGCACTAAAGACACTacaggaaaaagaaaaactgattGCAGAGCTCAGAGGAAATGCTACCACTGGATTAGATGATGTGACTCTTATGGAATTGGACCAAATCAG GCAAGAGCGTGAAGCTTTGAGGGAAGAAAATCAACAGTTGTGTGACCAGCTACGAATAGCACGGGAAGAATTGGTAAATGCAGATACTAAATTGGAGCAAAGTAGACAAGACACTGCCATGGCAGCGGTACAAATTCAGGAGACACTTGCGTTAGAAAGAAATCGACGCCTGGCCATCGAAGAGGATTCACGGCATCATGCCGAG gAACTCAGGTCCCTCCAGGAGGAAGTATCTCGTCAGCGCAGTGCTCTAGCTTCGAAGTTACAAAAGCAAGAGACAGAAATTTCGAGACTTAGGTCGCAACTTTCAGCTGCTTTAACACCCAGCAGCGAAGTTGAATCAAGATTATCCACACTGACGCAGACCCTTGTCCTAAAGCAACAAGCGCTAGAAAGCCTGACCACGGAAAGAAACGCTCTGCGCTTGcagcttgaaaaaattgag CACCAGCACAGAGATGTCATTGGAAATCTGAGGAAAAATATACCTTATGACCACATTAATGACACAGACGACGCCAAAGCACAAGTACCATCATTTTTGCTAGAGACACCTTTCGATACCGGCGTTGCCAGGCGTGTAAAAAGAGCTTATTCGTCTCTGGATGCCGTCAGCGTTCGGACAGGAGTATTTCTGAGACGTTATCCACTAGCAAGGATTCTGGTGCTTGTTTATATG GTTCTTTTACACTTCTGGGTCCTTGTGGTCCTATTTTCACATTCCCCAGAGGCACATTGA